The window GATCTTCTAAATACTAAATTTGCTTCTTCTGCAGGTTTTCGATCATAACCTGCTACACCTAACGCAAGCCATGCGTCCTTTGTTTCGCGGCATAGGGCATATAGTTCTTCAGGGGTGATAGAAAATTCAGAGTCCGGCCCCTTCTCAGATCGATCGATAATGAAGTGTTTTTCGATAACAGTCGCACCTAAAGCAACTGACGTAATGGAAGCCGTATTTGTTAGGGTATGATCAGAAAGGCCAATTTGAACCCCAAATTTCTCTCGCATATCAGGGATCGTTAGCAAATTTGATTGATCTATCGGAGCAGGATAACTGCTGATACAATGTAGCAAAATCAAATCCTTACACCCTCCACTCCTTGCTGCGTCCACCATCTCTAGTATCTCTTGATAATTGGCCATTCCAGTCGACATGATCATAGGCTTTTTTGTAGATGCTATATAACGAATCAGAGGCAAATCAGTTGCTTCAAAAGAAGCAACTTTATAAGCGGGGGCATTCAAATCTTCGAGGAGGTCAACAGCTGTCTCATCAAACGGAGTAGAAAATATTGTGATTCCAATTTTTTTTGCATAATCAAAAATCTCTTTATGCCATTCAAAAGGAGTTTCTGCCCATTTATATAGATCGTATAGTTTATATCCATCCCAAAGACCACCGTGAATCTGGAAGTCTTCTTTATCACAATCAATTGTCATTGTATCAGCAGTATATGTTTGAATTTTGATTGCATCTGCACCAGATTCTTTGGCGAATTTAATAGTTTCCAATGCACGTTCAATCTTACCATTATGATTAGCCGAAAGCTCAGCGATGATATAAGGAGGAAATTCTTTCCCAATTTTTCGTTGATTAATTGTAATTGTATTCATAATTCTTCTTTCAAAATAAAATCTACGTTAGCTGATAGTTTTCCATCAAAGTATTTTGCTTGGTTAAATTTCAGTTGGTACTTTCCAAAATTAATATGCGCATTGGGGTAACCATCAGCATCTAACATCCTTATAAAATCATAAATTTTTTCTAATTCCAATGTTTCAGGCAATTCGCTCTCTTCTGGTTTCCTGCGCTTAAAAATGACTGGCTCTCCTTCTTGTGGAGTCTCCTTCGGTTCATTCGTTACAAATTCAGAAATCATCTTCCAAGTCAAAGCAGAAGTTCGGGTATAAATTTCTTCTGCGGAACCTTTCAAATCTAACGGAAGTTTCATATACACAGGACCTGTATCCAATCCCTTCTCCATCCGAAGTGCTGTTAGGACTGTTTCCTTGTGGCCTCGAATGATTAAATTTTGCAACGGAGATCCACCTCTTCCATACGGTACATCTGTCATATGAAAACAGATACACTCATACTGGTTAAGAATCCGCGGAGGAACTATCCAGCGCCAATGTGGGAAAAAAATGTATCTTGGATTCGAGTCTGCAAGTACAAGATCTAAACTCTCCGGACTATCTACAAATTTCCATTTACCAGGGATTAACTTGGATTCATGTTCGAATAGCTCGCGATTCCACTTTCCCACCGCTGCAACAATATATTCCATCATTTGAATTATCGAATCAACCTACCGACAACAAAGGCTTCTGCAAAGGAATAACCAATATTAGCCCCTCTCCATTTTCCTAAGGCTTCAATTGCTTCAATCGAGCGTGCATGTGGGAAAGGTCTCATTTCTGATTCATAAATGGAAAGGGCATTTTTTTTCTTTTCCATCTGCTGCAAACTAAGTTTATAATAAACATTTGGTTGGAAACTGCCAAAGTTAGGCGAAATTTGCCATTCCGTGCTAGAAGCAACTTCAAAGAAAAAAAGTTCCTCAACTACTTGATTCGGATAAACTCTGCAAGCAGTAACAACTGCATCGTTTGTAATACGGTGGTCGACATTTAAATCATTTCCAAAATGAGTAAAAATTACTGAAGGCCCAATAACATCAATTTTTCGTTCAACTACCTTAATCACATCTAAACGATCAATTGAATCCATTCTGTTGTCTGGGAAATCATAAAGTTCAACAGTTTTAACACCGAGTGAAAGATTTGCCTTGTTTGCATCATTCGATAACGAATTTAATTCCGATAGTTTAGATTCCCTATCACGTTTAATTTCTCTACTAGTAAGGCCTTCAGCAAGAATCAAAACATGTACGTCATGTCCTTCTTCGGCTAAACGAGCCATTGTTCCACCACAACCTAAAACTTCGTCATCGGGGTGAGCTGCGACCACTAAAACCTTCTTTTTATTCATATACGAATTGTAAGTCTCCGTTGCCTAGTTTGGTTTCTTTAAATCCTATATTTTGAAAAACTTTTGCTGATATTAAATTTCCCTCTTTTACTCTAGCGACAACTCTAATTGATTCTTTAAATTGTGATTTAAGATTTGTAATACCTAACCTTACAATGGCATTACCAAAACCATTTCCTCGGTATTTTTTATCAATAGAGTAGTCGATTTCGAAAAATTCTCCATTTTTATCAAACCGAATTTGACCAGCTGCCTCACCATCAACTTCAAATATATAAATTATTGAATCAGGGTTTTGTAACTTTTCAGAAAACCAATTTTTATGCTCCGACCATTCGATTTTTTTGGAATGGAAAGATGCATTTCTTACTTCAGGTTCATTGGCCCATTCGAATATAAGTTTGCAGTCATCTTCGATAGCTGGCCTAACAATTAGATTCAGAAAAATCTCCAATTCGATCTAACTTGCATATATCGGCTATTAACGCAAAAGATAGTAATAAACAAAAAAGAATTTTCCAAGAAGAAAGTTTAATTCAAAGTCATTCAATTCGCTTAGTTTGAAAACAAAACTTTCCATCCCATCATCCATACTAGATTCGCAGATTGCATTGGCTGGCATCACTGCTTGATCGCCCTTCAAAAGAATTCCCTTAAGAAAGAGAGTATCAGGTATTACAATTTTACACTGTTCATAAAAATTAATTCCCGTAAATTGAAGTTCAGCATTATTTTGGTTACTGAAAACGATCGCAGATCTAACACCATCATTCAAACCTTCCTTAAGCCTCCTATCCCCATCTGTTAATCTTTGTCCCTTCTTCCAGAATAGGGTTAATCTATTTACTTCATCAGAATTGAATTCAAATATTTCTGAAAACTTTATACCGAGAAATCCCTCGCCTAGAGTTTGAATTTTTTGTTTTAAAATTTCACGATTCATTTTATTTTCTTAATTCTTTTTATTAATTTTTGCTTTCTGTTTTCGAGCTTTATTACAAATAAAGCATTAGATATTCTTTATAGTTCTTTTTAATTAAATGATACCATTCCGATTTTTATCGGAATTTTTAACGATTACATTTTTTAAATATTTCAATCAACATATTTTCATCGATTTTGAGTAGTTAATAAGTTATGAATTATACCTATAATTTCGACTGGCTGGGTAATTTCTGGGATACCTTGACACTCAAAAAATCCCCGAATATTTCCTAACTGATTTTCAAATGTTTTAATCATCACCATAGGAACACCGCATCGGTCTAATTCATAAGTCGTTTGTCCACCTGCTGTAATTGCAAAATCCATGGTTAACATCAAATCACGCATTTCCAAAGCAGATAAGTTCTTATAGAAAAAAGTTTTTGAATCCGATAAAGAAGCTAAGTTTTTTTCGTTTGAAAATCCCGGCCCGATGATCAAGTGTTTCTCTAATTCGGGAAATTCTTTACAAAGAATATTCAAAAATGCTTCTGAATATAGATTTGGATCCGCTCCCCCTAAAGTAATCAATACCTTAAGAAGAGGAATGTTTCTTTTGGGAATTACAAACTCATCGCGGAATGGTTTCCTTAAAAGAACTTCCTTTTTTCCAGTGAGAACCTTATATTTTGATTTATCGTATTCAATAAATAAACCAGGATAACCAGGATTTAAAATGGTACTCCCAATTGGATAGGGAATCCGATTGTTATCATCAATACAAATCAACTCATCAGATTGTTTCTTTAATTCTTCATAGATAGAAAAAGGAGCTAAGTAAGAATCGATATAAATGACTAAACCTTTACTAGCTTCTTTTATCAAAAAAGAATCCAGTAAACTTCGAAGATTATTTAAATCCTTCCAGTTCTCTTTGTAGATGAGACATGGGTAGAACCAATCAGGAAATGATTCATCTGTATGGAGAACAATCCGAACATCGACATTTCCTTTTTCCAAAAGTATTTCAGCTAGCGCAGTGCATCTTCCTAAATGACCAAGGCCCGTTGTCAAAAGTGCTTCAGAAAAAATTAGAATCAATTGAGCCGTTTAAATCCTGTATGACAAACCGGACCATCAAGTAGGGAAATAACATCACGCCCATTTTCACATTCCCCTATCAGCTTAAATATTGGATCAATGGTTTCAAAATAACCATCAACAACTGTTTGTTTGTGTTCCATACAAACGTAAACGGAATTTGCTGCTAAATATCCTTTTTTCAACATCTCTTGAGTAATCAATGTTTTGTATTCTAAAGTATTTTTGCTATTGATCGTAAATCCAGAAAGGGCTGGCATTCCCCATACTGAAAGATTAACATTATACTTTTTTGCCAAAGCCAACCATCGGTCTCTGATATGGATACCCATATTCGTTATATACTCCCAAGATTTTTCCTTTTCCATAACTTCTAAAGTTTTTAACGCTGCCGTTGGTCCAATACGTTCCGTCCAAAAAGTACTGCTGATAAATGTTGATTGAGCTGACTCCATTACTTCACGCCTCCCAATCACTGCTGTAATCGCATATCCATTTCCTATGGCTTTTCCAAACATTGCAATATCAGGTTCAACTCCGTATATTTTATGAAGTCCACCGAAGTTTTGGCGAAATCCAGATGTACACTCGTCAAATACCAAAACAATGTTTCTGATAGTGGCTAATTTCCTAACTTTTTCAAGAAACTGATCCTCTGGACCATGATTTCTAGATACTTCCATCACGATCACACCGATATCTTGGTTATTTACAAGAGTCTCTAATTCTTGAAATTGGTTGTAATTGAAAGGAAAAACTGTACCTGTTAGGTTCTTAGGAACTCCTTTCGGATCAAGACCTGGCAGTAGGTGGCCAGACAATCCGTCATCCTCCGATAAATTTGCAGAAAGATACCAATCATGCCATCCATGATACCCACAAATAGCTATTTTATCTTTCCCTGATGCCGCGCGAGCAATTCTAATAGCGATTGCATTTGCTTCACCACCAGTTCTTGCAAGCCGAACCATATCTGCCCATGGATGGATCTCAATTAACTTCTCAGCAAGATAAACTTCTTCAGGACAATTGAAGGTGGCCATGTTACCATTCTCAATATTCTTTTTAACAGCCTCATCTACCTCTGGGTGTCCATATCCTAATGTATTAGTTCCAATCCCCATAATAGACATGTCGATGTATTCTTTTCCATCCAAATCCCAAACGGAGCAGCCCTTCGCCTTACTAAAGTAAGAGGGCCATTGGTCAGGTAAAAACATCTCTGATCGTTTCGAAAGTAACATGTTTCCACCAGGAATAATATGTTTTGCCCTTTTCCAAAGCTTTTGTCCCGTCCCCAAATTTTGCCCCTCATTGCGAATGATTTTGTTATTCATTAAAAATAAATCAGGATATTTTGTTTTAAGCTTTAAAACATCTAACCAACTAAAATCTAATTTAGGATGAAAATGGTTAAATATCTTTGAGATCAATTGAAAGTCAGCAGGCTCGTCTACAGTCCAACGTTCTGTTGAATGATCCTCAGAAAAAACTAGATTTGATTTTTTAAACGAATCTGATTCACGAATATAAGGTGTTACGTGTTCGCGTTCTCTATCCAAAGTGGCTTCCCTGTATGCTCTTTCCAAAGCTGCAAAAGAAAAAACTTCTGTATCTAGTCCATCTGGATAAGTAGGAGGATTAATGTTTGAACAATAATCAATGCCACCTTTCAAAAATTCGGAAATTACTTCATCGACAACGTTGGGATCGATGAGTGGACAATCACCAGTGACACGAATCACTACCTCTGCCCCAGCTTCCTTTGCGGCGAAGTAATATCGTTCTAACACATTCTGTTCACTTCCACGATAGACAGTATACCCGAGTTTCTCTACAAGATTCTGAAGAGGGTCATTTTCTTCTTTAGTTGATGTAGCAAGTATTATCTGATTGATTTTTTTGGATTTTGACAATCGAGACAATAAAATCTCAATTAATGGTTTTCCATTTACTTCCTTCATTACCTTTTTCGGTAACCTTGT of the Leptospira biflexa serovar Patoc strain 'Patoc 1 (Paris)' genome contains:
- the pseI gene encoding pseudaminic acid synthase, translated to MNTITINQRKIGKEFPPYIIAELSANHNGKIERALETIKFAKESGADAIKIQTYTADTMTIDCDKEDFQIHGGLWDGYKLYDLYKWAETPFEWHKEIFDYAKKIGITIFSTPFDETAVDLLEDLNAPAYKVASFEATDLPLIRYIASTKKPMIMSTGMANYQEILEMVDAARSGGCKDLILLHCISSYPAPIDQSNLLTIPDMREKFGVQIGLSDHTLTNTASITSVALGATVIEKHFIIDRSEKGPDSEFSITPEELYALCRETKDAWLALGVAGYDRKPAEEANLVFRRSLYFIKDLKAGDTVKKGDIRRIRPGYGLAPKYAEELIGKKLKHDVTVGTAVKWELLD
- a CDS encoding GNAT family N-acetyltransferase; the encoded protein is MEIFLNLIVRPAIEDDCKLIFEWANEPEVRNASFHSKKIEWSEHKNWFSEKLQNPDSIIYIFEVDGEAAGQIRFDKNGEFFEIDYSIDKKYRGNGFGNAIVRLGITNLKSQFKESIRVVARVKEGNLISAKVFQNIGFKETKLGNGDLQFVYE
- a CDS encoding formyltransferase family protein, yielding MMEYIVAAVGKWNRELFEHESKLIPGKWKFVDSPESLDLVLADSNPRYIFFPHWRWIVPPRILNQYECICFHMTDVPYGRGGSPLQNLIIRGHKETVLTALRMEKGLDTGPVYMKLPLDLKGSAEEIYTRTSALTWKMISEFVTNEPKETPQEGEPVIFKRRKPEESELPETLELEKIYDFIRMLDADGYPNAHINFGKYQLKFNQAKYFDGKLSANVDFILKEEL
- a CDS encoding aminotransferase class III-fold pyridoxal phosphate-dependent enzyme gives rise to the protein MKVIAIIQARLGSTRLPKKVMKEVNGKPLIEILLSRLSKSKKINQIILATSTKEENDPLQNLVEKLGYTVYRGSEQNVLERYYFAAKEAGAEVVIRVTGDCPLIDPNVVDEVISEFLKGGIDYCSNINPPTYPDGLDTEVFSFAALERAYREATLDREREHVTPYIRESDSFKKSNLVFSEDHSTERWTVDEPADFQLISKIFNHFHPKLDFSWLDVLKLKTKYPDLFLMNNKIIRNEGQNLGTGQKLWKRAKHIIPGGNMLLSKRSEMFLPDQWPSYFSKAKGCSVWDLDGKEYIDMSIMGIGTNTLGYGHPEVDEAVKKNIENGNMATFNCPEEVYLAEKLIEIHPWADMVRLARTGGEANAIAIRIARAASGKDKIAICGYHGWHDWYLSANLSEDDGLSGHLLPGLDPKGVPKNLTGTVFPFNYNQFQELETLVNNQDIGVIVMEVSRNHGPEDQFLEKVRKLATIRNIVLVFDECTSGFRQNFGGLHKIYGVEPDIAMFGKAIGNGYAITAVIGRREVMESAQSTFISSTFWTERIGPTAALKTLEVMEKEKSWEYITNMGIHIRDRWLALAKKYNVNLSVWGMPALSGFTINSKNTLEYKTLITQEMLKKGYLAANSVYVCMEHKQTVVDGYFETIDPIFKLIGECENGRDVISLLDGPVCHTGFKRLN
- a CDS encoding glycosyl transferase, whose translation is MILIFSEALLTTGLGHLGRCTALAEILLEKGNVDVRIVLHTDESFPDWFYPCLIYKENWKDLNNLRSLLDSFLIKEASKGLVIYIDSYLAPFSIYEELKKQSDELICIDDNNRIPYPIGSTILNPGYPGLFIEYDKSKYKVLTGKKEVLLRKPFRDEFVIPKRNIPLLKVLITLGGADPNLYSEAFLNILCKEFPELEKHLIIGPGFSNEKNLASLSDSKTFFYKNLSALEMRDLMLTMDFAITAGGQTTYELDRCGVPMVMIKTFENQLGNIRGFFECQGIPEITQPVEIIGIIHNLLTTQNR
- a CDS encoding PIG-L deacetylase family protein, whose translation is MNKKKVLVVAAHPDDEVLGCGGTMARLAEEGHDVHVLILAEGLTSREIKRDRESKLSELNSLSNDANKANLSLGVKTVELYDFPDNRMDSIDRLDVIKVVERKIDVIGPSVIFTHFGNDLNVDHRITNDAVVTACRVYPNQVVEELFFFEVASSTEWQISPNFGSFQPNVYYKLSLQQMEKKKNALSIYESEMRPFPHARSIEAIEALGKWRGANIGYSFAEAFVVGRLIR